The stretch of DNA NNNNNNNNNNNNNNNNNNNNNNNNNNNNNNNNNNNNNNNNNNNNNNNNNNNNNNNNNNNNNNNNNNNNNNNNNNNNNNNNNNNNNNNNNNNNNNNNNNNNNNNNNNNNNNNNNNNNNNNNNNNNNNNNNNNNNNNNNNNNNNNNNNNNNNNNNNNNNNNNNNNNNNNNNNNNNNNNNNNNNNNNNNNNNNNNNNNNNNNNNNNNNNNNNNNNNNNNNNNNNNNNNNNNNNNNNNNNNNNNNNNNNNNNNNNNNNNNNNNNNNNNNNNNNNNNNNNNCCCCCCCCCTCCTCCCCCATCACCATCTATCAAATTGGTTTTATATTTTCGGCGATTGAGTTGAATTGCATGGGTCAAAAAGCCAAGATGATTGGCGTACATTATCGATCATGAACTGGCAACAACTACGTATTATTCTACTTGAGTAATTTCgtaaaacaagaaaagaaaggaaaatgcaaAGAAATCATCACACTGCACGACCAACAGAAAACCCCACCGGCCACCTGCGGTAAATGTTGTGTCAGTACGTCGAAGAATTACCACATTTCATTGCACGAGATAGTACCATGCACGGCAAGACCATGCCATCCCAATCTCAATAATGTTAAATAATTAAGCTCGGCCATAGCTCAGTGATAGATTGGTTGAGTGTGAATGTAGTAACCCAACAAATACCCACTTTGAATCCTCGATATAGGAGCATTCCAGCCTAGTTTGGAGCAAGAAGCAAACACTTAGATCCTGCGTCATTGAGACACATCTTGCGATTTACTTACTCTCACAATCTTCAAAACAGGAGGTGAGGGAACCCAACCATGTTTAAGGTTTAAATCAATAATGCTAAAATAATGACTCATGGGTTGTTTGAGCATAGCCACTGAGGATTCAATTCATTCATCCATTCCAAGTTACCAACATGGCATGCATGATGCATTTTGGGTTGTTTTAACTGTTGAACTTATGAGGTCACGTCAACATATATGAATCATTCATATTGACATTTTTTAGTACACTTACAATAtggtatctattcataactattttctcaacctatattGACATATATGGCTTGATTGCTTGAATGTGCAATTAgaagaaatatcaaatttatcaattgaaaaTTTCTTGATATTCAATTACCAACTGATTTTTAAtggtaaattaataaaattaaattatttatgatgtaaacATTTGTATAGTATGGACTATTTGATAGGTGAAATTTCAAGATTCAAATCTCCTTGCATTGTATGAGTGTGGTTAGCTATTACTATTGTATTTCTTGTGCGGGTTTATTTTGGTAATGTagtatttgtaatattattggGTTGTCCTGTTTTTAGACAAAACTAATTTAGATTAGAAAAAGAATGATATATTGCTATTTTCTCTTACTAATTAAGATGACTATATACATAATCATCAATTCATCACTTCCTTACATTTCATCAGCTCCACTCCTATTTATATTGGACTTCAAATCTGTCTGTGGGAGAGAGACAAATTTGAACAAAgcaacttttaatattttatccCTGCAAAGATTTGATAAGGGTAAACTTTTAACCAACCGTTGAATACaacttgttcttgaaattcagAATTTACTCTTTTTAATGAAAGTTACTTGTTTAGGCACTATCAGGACTTAATTATGTGTTCTTATTTATCAACTTGACGTGATTAAAGTGTCACATCATTATATTAGATTAAACTTGTAttcatgaattaatttttgggGTGTATAGTTAAGATATAGGTCCATATAAGTTAGTAATCCATATTTGCGTGTGACTCTTAGAAGAAAATTCAATGAAactgataaataaataaataaataagttcaaATAGTTAAAATGTGAGATATATGAATTGGTTGAATACAAtaacttttaataaaaatgtgaAGTAACCGATCATATAGTTAGTTTCAGGAGTAAAATTATGaggggaaattttttttagcggtgaataacattatatatgcatcactcaatgttagaaaatacaccacacaaatatgtacCATTAGGTATACATgaccaaaaaatacaccactaggtatgcaaatatacaccacacagtgttagaaaatgcacaattatGGGCATGGGAGTTATgttgcattattttgggtgtgtggtgtattttttagtgtttttgtgtattttcattgtagtgcattttctaacattgagtgatgtatatttgtatacatagtggtgtattctGCACCAGTTGCACTGGAAgacgcggccacatttgaatagaaatctatattagagattatatatgagaaccgatctcatccattaaaaatgaatatatagaaCATGAGATTAATTGGGGAGATTAAAAATACTTGTGTGAATATTATGATATACGCATATTAAGCATGTTTCTATACTACCcattttttttaagagttagATGTGTATATTGCCAtgctaaaatattaaaaattaaaatcgcTAACAAtaaacaattgagggactaaaatgacagttttttcccttttatataataacaaaGTCGGCAAGCAAgattatttacttttaattgaTTTTCTCCTCCTGACCTGAGTGTGTTACATATTTGTTACAAGCTACTGTATGCAATCATTGTTGCTAGATCTAGATTGATGTAATCTCTGATCTGATCTTCTTTTcctctgtattttttttttccattaaaaaaaaaaagatgtctGAAGATAAATTGAAACCTTATTCACATGCAACGGTTTCCTGTTATATTAACGCCCAACCCAGACTTATATCTTACCGCTGACCGGCTGACCCCATCCCAATTATATTCACTGTACTGTTACGAACAACCTATATATAGCCCACCCTAACATGCTTATATGCAACCTCACCTCAATTCAATTCATTATATTCTTCATTTACTACAAAAAGCTGATCATGGCAATTAAGTCGTCCAGCAGGCCAAATGGGAACAAAAAGAATGGTATGATGAAATTCAAGAGAGTAGTAGAAAAGCTGCAGAAGAGTTTTCTACTACGCAAGAGGTCACCGGTGAATCATTTGGATGATTTTGAGGAGTCCAAGGATGTTCCCAACGACGTTAAAGAAGGGCATTTCGCGGTGAGGGCGGTGGACGATGATAATAAGGTTAAGAGATTCATCGTTCCACTGAGTTGTTTGAGGAATCCTTGTTTTTTAAGGTTGCTGGAAAAAGCTGCAGAGGAGTATGGGTTTGAACATGAAGGTGCACTCATGCTTCCTTGCAGGCCAAGTGAGCTGGAGAAGATTCTTGGCAAGCAATATAATGGAAGAGCAGATTGGAGTTCTCCTACATACAAGTCAAGAGCTTTAAGTTtaatttaaagataaaaatacaTGTAAAGATTGttcattattatcatttttttaatggttaatacaattcaattttaaaatgtttgattCAGTTTCTTGAtcaatattatttgaattttgtaactctaaaatttaataattaactaCCTTCCATGTAACTGTAtgtggactatatatatattcacttaaATCCATGCAACCTAACACCATATCAAATTGGTGGAGTAGATTATTTGTGGTGGGGTTAGTTTGAATTTCAATCATGTCGTTGGAAGAAAGTTTCAAGTTCAGCTACTCAACCACTAAATCACTGTTCTcgaaaaatttcataattaaatgTATTGACTATTGAGATTCTTATCTTACTACCAGGATAATATGATGCCTTCTTCTATTGCATGCTTCTTTTCATTGTGTATAGTTAGCGCGATGTTCTAATTGCTGCAGGATGTTGGGTTTGAATCTCTAAGCCGCGAGCCGCCCAACAATTGATACCCGCTTAATTAAAAGCATactttttatcttcttttttttttagtagttACAAGTTCCATAACATCATTCTCTTTCTTCAAGTCATTGGCAAAAACATTAAGACATGGCATGATAGAGTTTCATTAGCAGAATCTGACTTTCTGCAACCTGCATGCGACAGTGGGTGGCAATGTTAGTTTACTCCAAAAATCAACTTTTCTTTTTTGCCTTGATCTTCGAACTCGATCAATCTCCTTGCATTCTTAGGCCTCCATCAATTATCagaatgcatatatatttaatttgtcttAAGTTAACTTCAAAATACATCCAAGTTCTAATTTACATGATTTTACAATCACTCTCCAAAATAAACCACCTAAATAtcacaaataaatcaaataaacacACACTTAACTCCAAAATAGCATAAAACCATGATAAATGGATgttaaatatacacacacaaataataaaaatagaaactAATCAGTCATATCCTATTTTCTACATCCAGAGATCcagtaatatataaaacattacTACATTTTCCCATTCTATCTGTCTTGAACACTTGATCATCTCCTCCATGATTTTCACAATCTAAGCCACCTCGAACCATCAAATAGTGGGCCTCGATCGCCTCGgtgtatataaattgtattccTATATATACTGGCAAAACCGCAAACGGACAATCAATGAAACGATTTATGGTACCTTATTCTAACAGATTAACGCTCTTTCTATAATATAATGCTGTACGAAAACGTGTTTCTCAACTTATTCAAACGTACGTGCATGTGACTACTCTACGTTGACTTGTAGTCTTCACTCTTCAGCGGTTTATTGGCCCGCCCGGCCACAATTATGGACCTCAACGTTGGCGCAAAACTGCCTGTCTTTTCTCCACTTCACCTCTTAAACTGCGACCAAATTTATCTGAACAAATGGCAATCTAATCCTATAGACCCCGTGTTAGTAAAAATTCTGACTTGTGAACTTAACTAACAAAGGATTATAAGGAAGTAAACCAGTAAATTCAAAACAAGAAGGCCAAGCTGCTCCCGGTGAGAGTCCTCGAATTTATAATCacattgtgattatcaagttaAAACTCTGATCAACTTGGTATGCCTTGTCCAGTGGACCGGGTAAACTTATTCAACTGTGACTGTACTGATATTGGCGCGGTACGGTTGTGTTGGGAGGCCACACGTTTGTATGGCTGGAATTCAAACTGGCTATAAGGCCTTCTTCAATAATGGAGATTTTGGTGtagtttttgagaaatttttgtaagtgtgattatgaaagatAAAATGGggtgaaagaaaaaaagaaaaggaaaaaataaaacaaaacaaaaaattgaaaaaaaaaattatttatgcgCCCGCAGCCCAACTCTCTTCTTTAATGATGGGCCCACAACTTTATGAAAAAACTCATTGCAGGAGGTATGGCAAATTATacagtgcacatagcaatgtgcaccacgtacctaaacgacgtcgtgttgagcattgtaaactaatcgtccgtttttttggaaatcacgtttcccgcttcgaccggtctctgtatttaagttaatattctgtgtattccaggcaatcattctgtgtattctaggcaaccgttctgtatattataggcaaccgttatgtgtattcatgttagtaacacatgttgtgatttcatgttagtaacacatgttgtgatgtgtttgtgcattcgaattttaggaggatgagttctatgtattttgtgtaaatattatgtgtattcatgttattaacataagttgtgatgtgtttgtgcattcgaatgttaggaggatgagttctgtgtattttgcatcaatattctgtgtattatgggcaaacattctgtgtattctaggcaaacgttctgtgtattctatataatgattatgtgtattatagataatgaattcccggagtcattcgcgtccactaacatctgtgtattttgtgtcaatattctgtgtattctgggcaaacattctgtgtattctaggcaaacgttttgtgtattatagataatgattatgtgtattatagataatgaattcccttaatcattcgcgtccgcgtctattaacaccgaaacgacgtcgttttacatacgtggtgcacattgctatgtgcaccgtggtgcagggtataacgactGAGGAGGTATCACCACATTCTCTCTCCTCCAATTTGACAATTTTGCACTATTCTAATAATGCCAAATTATCTTGAGATGCTCTAAGTCCTTCTGTCTTCTCTTCCCTTGAGCAGCTAAGCAGATACAGCCTGTAGTATTCATGGTTTTAACGTAACCTCCCCATTTAGTACTTGTAGGTGAAATGTAAATATATGTTGCCATGTCACTCTCATATTTCTTCTGAtgttaatttcaaataattgggtcgcagtgttttttttttttgggcggTTTTCTTGACATTGTTGAGTTCACTACAAATATCCTATTTGGAGCAACATTTATTGAAAAAAGATGAAATGTAACAtcattattctttttctttaatgatATGAATAATAGTGTTGTTTCATCAATTCAGAGTGAAGAAATGTTAGTTGGATATGTTATGTTgttatttatatagtatatattctaCCATCAAAATGTGGTTCTAATTACtacacaaatataaaaaaaataaaataaataaataaattaattaattaataaatttacacATTGGCTACCTGTTATAATTTGTGTCATAATAGTAAGTGTTTGATCTAACATtgataataaaatcataaaaccaacaatacCCATTAAATCAAAATGAGATtcaaatattgtaataattgCATTTTAAGTACCAGAATCTAGATATAGATGCTTGTAGAGGCCCGTGCATTATTGTTTATTGTCTCCCCCTAATAGAGTTAAGGAAAGAGGCAGTCGGCCTCCAATTAAGGATCATATAACATGCTTGGATAGATTGGCTAAGACCTCTCTTCATCCCCCACGCCCATCTTCATTATCAGCCGCTATTCAATTGTTTTTTTCTGATTATTTTGGCGAGTACATCATGATGAACTGGCCGGCAGCAATCACGTTACTTTAACTCATCGATTTCCTAAATGGAAATTGCATAGAAAGCACATGAATGGAATTGAAGGACCAACAGAAATCCCCACCACCTGCGCCACTGTTCTGTC from Ipomoea triloba cultivar NCNSP0323 chromosome 7, ASM357664v1 encodes:
- the LOC116025999 gene encoding protein SMALL AUXIN UP-REGULATED RNA 10-like; this translates as MAIKSSSRPNGNKKNGMMKFKRVVEKLQKSFLLRKRSPVNHLDDFEESKDVPNDVKEGHFAVRAVDDDNKVKRFIVPLSCLRNPCFLRLLEKAAEEYGFEHEGALMLPCRPSELEKILGKQYNGRADWSSPTYKSRALSLI